Within the Triplophysa dalaica isolate WHDGS20190420 chromosome 2, ASM1584641v1, whole genome shotgun sequence genome, the region GACCAAGAGAAGAATTAAATCACAGGTTGCCCCAAGTACATTGTGGAGCGCTGTCCATAcggcaatttttttattaaaataaaaaccttaTAGTGTTGCAagtaaccaatcagaatcaagttttACAGGGAACAGTAAAATAAACAgttgctatttttttttttgtacttaTAAAATATGCCaacatatgtttacatttactcagaaatagttaaaaaatatatatatttcatgagTTACAGCAGTTCATCAGTAGTCGATATTTAACACaagtttttttatgcatttgacagatgcttttttccaaagcgactttgcattacattgcattacactaTGCATTTGTGCAGAGAAATGACTTGTAGAGTCAGTTTTTCAGGGTATCACTGCTATTAAACAATCTATCATCAGCAAGCCGAACGATCTGATCCAGAGCTTTCAGAATCAGaacatcaacatcatcatcagtgTCGATCTCTTCATGATAGTTCTTCACTGGGAAGATGTTGCACATCGGCACACCCAGTTTGTCATGGCATACCTGCATCTATAACGAAAGAGAAGAAATCGAGAAATCAAATAATTAATACAGATAATTAGAAATAATCAATAGTCTTAATCTTAGAATATATTGTAGATTGATAGATTTAAAATATAGATTGATGATTTACCTTTTCTTTGATCTTCTTGCTGTTGTACATCTTCTTTAGATCTTTGTGTACCAGTGGACATGCTTCATCCACTTTGGTCATAACAATCACTTGAGGAATCCCTACAATGAGTCACAGACACAGTTTATAACACCATATAATATGAACATTTCTGGAATcttaagtaataaaaacaatgaacaaagacattcagaCCAGCTGGAACCAGTTAAATTGACAACCAGTGCCAGTTCAGTTTTACCATTTTCACTGATTCTGTGACGGATGATCTTCAACTTGTCAATGAGTTTGTCATCTGTCATGTCGACTGTATTAGCAGGTATGACGTAAACCAGACAGAAAGCCTGGTCAGAGAGACTGGGGTCACTGGCATACTGTTGATCCTCATGAGAGAGTGGCTTTGACTCATCAAACTACATTTGGAAAGTaaagacaaaacgtgtaaaacTTCAGTCGTGTATTCAAATCGGGTCATGATAAAATGTCGAATTCCTTTGGTTAATTACTTTATATCCGTCCTTCACATGGCCATATACAGCCTTGATGATGTCCTCTGGTTGTGACCCGGCCATTGTATCAGGTTCTAAACCCATTATATCAACAAAGACTAACGGGATTTTTCCACGACTGATGTGATGTCCTTTAAGCTATAAACCAAGAACAAAAGCAGACAAATAAGTATTACGTGACTTATAGAATATTCAAACAATACATATTATCatcactgtatacagtatatgtatccATAACATTGGCATTGCTACCAGTTCAGTTTAGATATAGAacacatacattaaaataattaggAAAGCATTACTATAAGTTTTTAGAATTTGTTGTAGGTGGTTTCTAGGACATGTCTAGGTGGTTCAGAAAAGTTCACATGCATGATTGAACATACTGagattttacattacatttgtttagttttcaaaGTGGCTATATGTAATGCCACAATTAGATGAGAAATACTTACTGTAGTAGTGAAACTTTTACCATGGGCAGAAGATGAATTAGCTGGCGCGTCAGAGGTGATTCGTCCTTGAAAGACGTTATTGACAGAGTTGATGAAGCTGGACTTTCCTGCTCCTATTGGTCCAGCAACCAGAATCTTGATGTGCTTCACATCTTGGTTACACAGACTGAATTCCTCTAGATGCTTTTTCAGTTCTGATTTCTGACTGTGTCAGGACAAGAGACACAAATATTAAGTCTTCTTTTGGgttgcacagaagaaagaatcagGTATACatgcaggtttagaatgacatgagattgaaaaataatgacagatctttatttattttccgcaGTATGCCTATTTGCATACAGTTTATATGGGGTAGGGGGCAAGAAAATGTCGAGATTTATTTAATGCCGATCATACGAGAACAATCcaacaaaaagcagtttagataaataatatatttgtttgacATATCATTACATTATAAATCTGTCAATATTTTGACTATTATGGCAATTATGACCTGAGCATTTAAGTATATTACTTACTTCCACTTAAAGTTCCTCCAAGGTTTATCAAATTCTAGAACaagaacaatcatttaaaatatcatttaatcTGCTAGGTGCTCTATAGAAAGATTATTGATCATTCTGTTACTTATGGATCTTCTCACCTGGGTTATATGTTGGTTCTGCGGGCTTTGACTCTTCTGATCCCATTTCTTTATTACCTTCTAAATCACACAACAGCAGAAATATCTCTTtatagaaaacatattttgaactTTAATTaagcaaaaatatgtttttaataatatatgttaataGCATTTTCCCAGGTGCAAAGGTTTTCTGGCACTTCAACATGcgtgaaaatgaataaaagcagcaaaaactttttttattttattttttcatttgcaaaCATTTCACAAGCAACATTTAATTTGGTATTTACTTTTCACTAAAACCCAAGAGCAGTGTTGGGCACgttactttaataaaataaattagttATTGTTACTAGTTACTTTTCACAAATATGCTTGACAGTGCAATCTAATCATAAAAAATGAGTTAACTGTGAGTtatcagtggtaagagcattgatcgtgggttcaaacccaggggattgcacgtaaatgcattgtaatttgctttggataaaagcgtctgccaaatacataaatgtaaatgtaaatgtaagagcataactaaagcaaacactggtCACCATAATGGTAGTTTAATAACGTCCTAATATTCTTTTAGTAAAGTGAACACTATTATAATAAGTTAACTTGAGTAATGATTTTGAGTCAGCAGTACTTAATTCAACTTGATATCTACTAATTATACTTGAGTTCTactaatttacttaaaaatatttatgtaatcgGTTACctcatcttttttttgtaaagtcaACTAATTACATTTCATAGTTTGACAGAGCAGTTGATGTTACTAATTATTTTAAGTTCAGCCTACTTAAAATGTTCAGCTCATCCAACATATAAAATGGCATTGCACTAAGTTCTAAATTCTCTTTACTCAAATATCAAATACACATTACTTAACTGTTTAAATTGAATCGTTTTCCTCAAAATGTTTAAGAACTTGTAAGGGTTTACATTGCTGAGTAACATCCTTataaaagtaactaattacactGTGAATGTAACTATTGCTTTACCTTTGAAAAAATTCAAATATGTCAAATAACTTGGAACCCCccaatattaaatatgttaaattaacaaaatggAAACTAAATAGGATTTAGTTAttaataatttgtataaaaCATTGTCTAATCATGTTTAATCATGTCTAATCATGTCTACTAATAGTGtagacacttttttattttagctgtgGGTTAATGTTGAGACACCTATTAAATTCCATttttatatatcaatatattattattgtaaatattgtatttgtaaatattatcaTTACCATACtggaacaataaaacaaaatagaatAGTTCAGAACTTTTACTGTTTATTGAACAGACCACAACTGGTCAACAAATAAGTCTAAAGATAAATATAGGGCTACGCTTCTAAGGATACTGTGATGTACTACTTATTTTTCGTGGTTTCATACAAAAGTTACCAGTTTAATTACAAGAAATGCTCCAAATGTTTTGACTGCTTTCCAGTATGAAAGCGGAATGTAAGTTCGTGTATACTTTATATTGCACTATAAGAGACGGAATATGTAATTACTCGCAATTATTGTTTGACAGCGGACCGCGAGGAGAGTTTCACTTTCGCTTTGGAAATTTTGtagttccctttcgagggaactcgcactgcgtcgccatggcaacgctttggggaacgcctcagcgtgaccagctctgagcacgtgtgtcaacatcgtccagtagtggaacgctacgtcatagatgacgtatggaccaggaggtataaaacgacatccgaaatagtgaacttcagctcttttcttctcagcaacggctctgtgtgtagtgtgtgtttgtctagttaaaagaagcgtgagtgtgttccgtaaaagaagtgtgtttggttagccagtttgctaacatgtcagagaaaagtttcagacattgtgctcctccttgttcgcgttttatcacgagcaatgatacgcatgatctctgtgtagtctgtctgggagcggagcatgcacagtcagcgctcgagggagctgactgtgaagcctgtggacttttaccacagcgtacgctccgttcccgttcagcactatttgataagcacggccaggtgcgagctccgcgtggtgatggtcccgcttttgccgaggcagagcggaatcttcgctcgtggggctcgcagatggacgtcagggaggctgaagagacatgctccggcttctctttaccctccgtagcttccacctctctctctgctgagtcgGGAGCACGCACTGCGGTTTCTCCCGCTCAGAGAGGGAGTCCGGTTCGGCAATGTTCTGCATCTGAGGATGTAGACATAACTGGTATCGAAGCAGGAGAGTTAGATTGTGTTCCCCCTCTTGCTGCTTCGGTTCACGCCGATCTGGTGGAAGTCATGACAGCTGCGGTAGCCCAACTAACAATAGACTGGCCGCAAGATAAACCTAACGCTCGTCCTGAGAATAAGATGGACGAGCGATGTCTCAAGCATAGCACACAACCCTCACGACGCaaactccctttcttttctgaccTACATCAGGAGGTGTGTAAGTCGTGGCAGCATCCATATACCGCACGAGTATTCACGCCACAGACTTGCATTTATTCTAATGTtcagggctataaagaaagAGGTTACGGGGCGATGCCGAGAATAGAACAGACGCTTGCGAGCTATCTGTCTCCATCCACGGCTTCGTCCCTAAAAGCCCCTACCTTGCCATCAAAGCCATGCAGGGTGACATCGACTTTGATTGGCAAGGCATATGCGGCAGCAGGGCAGTCCGGGGCTTGCTTACACTCTGTGGCACTACTTCAGGCGTATCAAGCAGATGCGCTACGTGAATTGGTCGACACGGGACTGGTGGCGGCGGATGTTTTACAACCCGTCCGTCATGCTTTGGATGTTTCTCTCCGTGCTACTCGTGAGACTGCTCGTTCTTTGGGCCGTTCCATGGGCGCTATGGTAGCCActgagaggcatttatggttgAACCTCTCAGACATGAAACCATCTGACAAAGCATTTCTTCTGGATGCCCCATTGTCCCCTACGGGCCTTTTCGGCAACGCTGTAGACACCGTTGTTGAAAGGTTCGAGGAGGCTAAGAAACAGGCTgcggcatttaaactttatctcccCCGCCGCGGACAAACTCCCCAGGCGGCGGGGCGAGAACAGCCACAGGCGTCCACTAGCTATCGTGAGCGTCAGAAGCAGAGTGTTGCTTCCCGAGCCCCACCCCAGAAGGATGGGGGTTCAGGAAGAAAATATAACCCGCAGCCTTACAAACCTAGGACTGACCTGAGGGCAGTCATTCAGGCGAGAAAAggggaaaataagaaaaagtccTGACAGACTTCCCCCCGAGGAGCGTGCGCTCGCACCTCATTATACGGTGCCCGTTCCTTTGCGGTGTCTCCGGAGGGTTCAGCCGGCTCTGCAAATCGAGGTTTGCCGAGCCGTTGCGGTTCCCGTAATAATATCACCAGAGGCTGGCCCCGAGAGGCTAGTTCCCTTAGTCGACCATTTAGCAGCTTGGAAAAGTCtaccaaatgtgtcaaaatgggTCCTGCGCACGGTAGAGCAGGGTTACCGGATTCAATTTCAAGTCCGTCCGCCCCGCTTCAACGGAGTTTTGTACACCGAGGTGTGCCCCGAGCAGACTCTGGTGATGGAACAAGAAGTAAAAACTCTCTTGTGCAAGGAGGCAATCGAGTTTGTACACCCTCACGAGAGAAACTCAGCCGGTATTTTACTGTTCCAAAAAAAGACGGGGGATTACGTCCGATTTTAGATCTGCGACATCTAAATCGGGCAGTGCAACGTCTCAAATTCAAGATGTTGACGTTGAGACAGATCGTAGGACAAATCAGATCCGAGGACTGGTTTGTCACGATCGATCTGAAGGACGCGTATTTTCACGTCTCCATTTTTCCTCCCCACAGAAAGTTCCTAAGATTTACGTTGGGGGGAAAGACTTATCAATATCGTGTTCTCCCGTTCGGCCTGGCTCTGTCTCCACGCACGTTCACGAAGTGTGTGGATGCAGCCCTAGCTCCGCTACGCATGAAGAGCATTCGCGTGTTAAATTACATAGACGATTGGCTGATTCTAGCAAAGTCGGAACATCTGGCGGTTCAACATCGAGATGTTGTTCTTGCACATATGAAAGAACTAGGGTTGAGACTGAATAccaagaaaagtgtgctttctccagtaCAGAGAACCACTTTTTTAGGAGTGATATGGGATTCCATCACAATGCAGGCGCGGCTCGCACCTGCTCGTATTGTTGCAATCCTGTCAgccgtttgcagaataaagctaGGCCAATCACTGACTGTAAAGCTTTTTCAGAGATTGTTGGGACTCATGGCAGCTGCGTCCAACATTATTCCCGTCggcctgctgtatatgagaccTCTACAGTGGTGGCTCAAAACCAAGgggttttccccgaggggcaACCCGTTGCGCATTATCAAGGTGACACGCAGATGCCTGCACACACTGAGAATGTGGAAAGAACCTTGGTTTGTTTCCCAAGGACCAGTGTTGGGAAGCACTTGTCGGCGCGTTGCACTGACAACCGATGCTTCACTCACAGGTTGGGGAGCTGTTATGGAAGGCCAATGGGGCCAAAACCGATGGGAGAGCCAGTTTCGatcttggcacataaattgcctagagatgatggcagtgtctctggcgttgacacactttctcccacaactCAGAGGCCAACATGTGCTTGTCAGgacagacaacacagctgtggtctcatacataaatcaccaggggggTCTGCGGTCACGGCAACTATACAAGTTGGCACGTCAGATCCTCCTGTGGTCTCAGGGGAAGCTGCTCTCCCTGAGGGCAGTATATATCCCCGGTCACCTGAACCAAGGAGCAGACTTCCTGTCGAGACAGGGGCTGAGGCCCGGGGAATGGAGACTCCACCCagaggtggtggagcagatctgGATGAGGTTCGGCCAGGCAGAGTTAGACCTCTTTGCAACTCAGGAAAACACGCACTGTCGGCTCTGGTTTTCCCTAACACATCCAGCCCCTCTAGGGCTGGATGCCATGACACAGGTGTGGCCGAGGCTTCACCTGTACGCTTTTCCCCCGATCGCTCTACTCCCGGGAGTTCTGGAAAGGGTGCGCAGGGACGGAGTTCGCCTACTGTTGGTAGCCCCATTCTGGCCGGCCCGAGTATGGTTCTCAGACATCATAGACCTGTTGGAGAACTCTCCATGGGAGATTCCTTTGAGGAGGGATCTCCTCTCTCAAGCGGAGGGTCAAATACATCACCCACGCCCGGAGTTATGGAAACTATGGGTTTGGCCTCTGAGAGGGCTAGCCTCTTAAACACTGGTCTCTCAGCCGAGGCTGTGGAGACCATACTTAATTCCAGAGCTCCTTCTACAAGGAAGCTTTATGCCTTAAAGTGGAGAGTCTTCACTACTTGGTGTTCAGCTCACCGCATGGACCCTGTAAACTGCCCGGTTTCAACAGTGCTTGAGTTCCTGCAAGATCGTTTTGCTGCAGACTTATCCCCATCTACCTTAAAGGTTTATATGGCagccatttctgcctttcatgtTCGGCTAGGGGGCATACCTGTTGGTAGAGACCCCTTGGTTCTACAGTTTCTTCGTGGTGCTCGCAGGTTGAGGCCTGTGAGCCACACTAGGGTACCTACCTGGGACTTGGCTACAGTTCTCGAGGGACTGTCAGCTCCTCCCTTTGAACCGATTGATTCGGTTGCTCTAAAGTTTCTCACTCTTAAGACTGTCTTCCTGTTGGCTATTACTTCTCTCAAGAGAGTTGGAGATCTTCAGGCCTTGTCGGTTTCACCTacgtgccttgaatttgctcctGGTTTGGTTAAGGCGTTCCTTTTCCCCTGGGCAGGATACGTGCCTAAGGTTATGGATAATGTATCGAGACCCATTACCTTGCAagcattctgtcctccacctttcaggagccaggaccaggaaaggttaaatttgtcgtgtccagtgcgagcactggactcgtatgtacacagaactgcggcttggaggaaagcgcagcagctcttcgtatgttttggttcaccgaagaaaggtctgtcggcaaccaagcaaaccatcagcagatggatagttgagactatctctctggcctatgaggcctctggcagaccattgcctttggatgtcagagctcattctact harbors:
- the LOC130411391 gene encoding interferon-induced protein 44-like, whose amino-acid sequence is MGSEESKPAEPTYNPEFDKPWRNFKWNQKSELKKHLEEFSLCNQDVKHIKILVAGPIGAGKSSFINSVNNVFQGRITSDAPANSSSAHGKSFTTTLKGHHISRGKIPLVFVDIMGLEPDTMAGSQPEDIIKAVYGHVKDGYKFDESKPLSHEDQQYASDPSLSDQAFCLVYVIPANTVDMTDDKLIDKLKIIRHRISENGIPQVIVMTKVDEACPLVHKDLKKMYNSKKIKEKMQVCHDKLGVPMCNIFPVKNYHEEIDTDDDVDVLILKALDQIVRLADDRLFNSSDTLKN